TCGGACGCCTGATTACAGCAAATGGCGCGGTGGCGAGTCTCCTGTATAGCGGCTATATATTGAACTAAAAATTTAAGTTAAAGGAAAAGTGGCGGAGGGGAAGTTTGGAACTGGAGGAGCGGTAGCGACCGCCTGAAAGCTTTCCGCAGGAAAGCTCACTTCGGAAGCATCAGCTGTCTGCGGATTTCAACCGTTAAAAACGGGATAGATCAAGAAATCTGCAGACAACAGCGGCCGGAAGTCCAAAACTTCTCTGGAGTTACGGATAATCCCAAAACATAAAAACCATTAGTTCAATTTATATAGTGACATAAATGTTGCATATTTTGCAGCTTCGGTTCACAGATAGCCAGCTTTGCGGGAGGAATGTTGCATAGAATGCAGGAATAATCCTGCCACACTGCCTGGAAAAGATGGAATCCTGCCTTTTGTGCAACAATTACGCGTTCTTGCCAATCCGATGAGTGAAATGTTGCATTAAGTGCAGTATTGGTGGTATCTCAACATCCAGGGCGGACGCTCCGCCCGTTTTTCAAACCGGTCTTTTCGCAGCGGTCCCCTTCAAGGCATGTTCCTTGCGGTATTGCCCCGGCGTCAGACCGGTTTCTTTTTTGAACTTGCGGATGAAATTGGGCGCATCCAGGTAACCGACCTGCTCGATAATCTCCTTGAGCGGTGCGCTGGTGTTCTCCAGCAGCCGGATGACCTCGTCTACACGCCGCTGCCAGATATATTGCGAGAAATTGCTGCCGGTCTTCTCCTTGAAGCTCCGGCTTAAATAAGAGGTCGAGATGGCGAACTTCAGCGCTACATGCTCAAGGCTGAGGGTGTAATCGGCAAACTGCTGGTCCACATAGGCCAGAATGTCATCCATCAGGGAAGACTCACTGGTCTCGGTGTTCCGCTCCACCTGGGCGCAAATGGCGGAAGCCAGCGAGAGCAGCCGGCTCTCCAGCTCCTCCAGCGTCTCGAAGGAGGTCAGCTCCGGCATATTGGTGAACACCTCATCCATGCCCAGCTCCGAGGCGGTACGCAGAAAAGCATTCAACAGATCGAAGCAGATACACCGCAGCAGATGAACCTGCAGCGGCTCGTCCTTGATCGTGTCGATGGTGTCGGCAATCATCTGGGCCGCTACCGATTCGTTGCCCTGCTTCAGACTCTGCTCCAGCTTCAGCATGGATTTGCGTGGAATCCAGAAGCTCTCGGCAGCGGCGGGGTTCAGCTCCGCAAGCTGCTCGAAGTAGGTGACCTGGCCGCTGCGCCGGATCATCCGGTGCTCAAGAGCAGCGGAGGCTTCAATGAAGGACTGGTTCAGCCGGGCGAGATCGCGGTAGGCCATACCGACACCGATGCTCAGCGCAAGCTGCGAGTGCTCACGGATCACTGCCTGAATCGCTTCAATCACCTGCTCCATCCGGCTCTGAACGGGCAGTTCCCCCTCCCCTGGCAGGGAGATAATCAGGGCGAATTGGTCCTTGACCGAGAATTCAATCCCGAAGATCTGCGCATCCGGGCCCGGCAGGCAGATATTGCTGAGCATCTCCTGCAGCAGATGGCGTTCCTGCCAGGACTTGCCGCCCGGCGCTGCATCATCCCAGGACAGAATGGCTGAGAAGTAGAGGCCCTGTCCCTGCGGATGCCTGAAGCCTGCACTCAGGATCATCTGCTCGATCTCGGGATCATCCGGCTGGCCGTGCTTGAGCAGCAGCAGCATGCACTGGTTGCGGACAAAAGGCTCCTGGAGATCAATCCGGGCACTGTAGTCATGCAGCGTCTGCCGGATGGATTCCCATTCATTGCGCAGCTTCGGAGCGTCATTGCCGCTGCCCCGCGGCTTGGCGAATTCCATCAGATCGCGGATCGGGTGGTATTGCCGCTTGGCCAGCAGCAGCGCCGCCGCTATGCCGGTGACGACTGTAATACAGAAGACGATCAGAATCAGCGTCTGGACATGGGCAACCCGGCTG
The window above is part of the Paenibacillus sp. FSL H8-0048 genome. Proteins encoded here:
- a CDS encoding helix-turn-helix domain-containing protein, with product MSNPAPQPSLLHRFRLTWNHFKSRLLLKYAFSYILMFLIPLTGVTIFVYENAVKGLRVEIEQSNVNQLNQVKSTIDGRMNELQEIAGRIAYDKHLTPYMVRHPYYSLEAIQALANYKASSSIAEDLFLYFHGDSNIYSYRGLANLNVTFDTLYQFERWTPEELRRDLNQTRQPLVRPAENVTVNSRVEPMLAMLVPVKPNDPFPYGTVVYLMKESNLTGVMDSVLSDFSGSSYIFGPSGEVLTANSHGVSFPQNELQTLSALQPGIHNLELDGEQYSVVSVKSEENGWIYVTTIPSFQFFSRVAHVQTLILIVFCITVVTGIAAALLLAKRQYHPIRDLMEFAKPRGSGNDAPKLRNEWESIRQTLHDYSARIDLQEPFVRNQCMLLLLKHGQPDDPEIEQMILSAGFRHPQGQGLYFSAILSWDDAAPGGKSWQERHLLQEMLSNICLPGPDAQIFGIEFSVKDQFALIISLPGEGELPVQSRMEQVIEAIQAVIREHSQLALSIGVGMAYRDLARLNQSFIEASAALEHRMIRRSGQVTYFEQLAELNPAAAESFWIPRKSMLKLEQSLKQGNESVAAQMIADTIDTIKDEPLQVHLLRCICFDLLNAFLRTASELGMDEVFTNMPELTSFETLEELESRLLSLASAICAQVERNTETSESSLMDDILAYVDQQFADYTLSLEHVALKFAISTSYLSRSFKEKTGSNFSQYIWQRRVDEVIRLLENTSAPLKEIIEQVGYLDAPNFIRKFKKETGLTPGQYRKEHALKGTAAKRPV